A single Flavobacterium sp. 1 DNA region contains:
- a CDS encoding glycoside hydrolase family 9 protein: protein MNRFSMVLFVYLNFNSTFLKKIMLLLCFCSISNIALAQKLQLNEKEYFETQGLNVLVFSNEYNGMFFDEKTAGIEFIHHGVRTVTGGAVRLHNTPEQWDLIPKMTSRKVDKANNTIEVSLRYEEFDFDSRLTVTPKGNGFVITVFLDKPVPKELEGKAGFNLEFIPTSYFESNYLVDGRAGTFPRYPASNTEIRSSAQKIPQFAGHTTFDDRGKKEYIVTQPLESGKQLIFAPENPEHRVKIESDQDVMLFDGRNLGQNGWFIARSVFSANKTGKVLSWYVEPNAIPDWIREPVIGFSQVGYMPSQKKVAVIELDKNDKPLATASIFKLDENGKFAEKLKADVKVWGKYLRYNYAQVDFSSVKEKGIYYIQYGKQKTNTFQIADDIYSKVWHPTMDVWFPVQMDHMEVNEAYRVWHGKPFLDDCLQAPLNHEHFDGYKQGPTTETKYKPLERIPNMAVGGWFDAGDFDIQTFSHVSVINSFVESWEAFKVNRDETYIDQKTQFVDIHRPDGKPDLLQQIEHGVLNLVAQVENIGHPVRGIVVPNLHQYHHLGDASTETDNLPYNPLLKPYESNGVSSGTLDDRWAFTNRSSFLDYRTAGALAAASRVLKGYNDELSSKCLSDAIKLFNEANEIAKKAKPDDSPMSKWGRGSDMIAMLQLYLSTKDDQYKTGFLSKIWNQLDENLEFNINSALLALPAMDNDYKVKLRSYVIKYKEKIDKDNADNPYGVPLAKRGWGGTSQVINWASTNYYIHKIYPDIIDKEYVYQGLNYIFGCHPYSNLSFVNAVGNKSKKVAYGGNRADFTTIAGGVVPGLIFLKPDYLENKDDWPFFWGENECIIDGGAWYVFLANAVNELAENEQK from the coding sequence ATGAACAGATTCAGTATGGTTTTATTCGTCTATTTAAATTTCAACAGCACTTTTTTGAAAAAAATAATGTTGCTTCTTTGTTTTTGCAGTATTTCAAATATTGCTTTGGCACAAAAATTACAACTAAATGAAAAGGAGTATTTTGAAACGCAGGGTTTAAATGTTTTGGTTTTTAGTAATGAATACAATGGGATGTTTTTTGACGAAAAAACGGCAGGTATAGAATTCATACATCATGGCGTTCGAACAGTAACTGGTGGAGCAGTCAGACTCCATAATACGCCGGAACAGTGGGATTTAATTCCGAAAATGACGAGTCGGAAAGTAGATAAGGCAAACAATACAATTGAAGTTTCCCTGCGATACGAAGAATTTGATTTTGATTCCCGACTCACAGTTACTCCTAAGGGGAATGGATTTGTAATCACAGTCTTTTTGGATAAACCTGTTCCTAAGGAGCTGGAAGGAAAGGCAGGATTTAATTTGGAATTCATACCAACCTCTTATTTTGAAAGCAATTATTTAGTTGACGGAAGGGCAGGAACATTTCCAAGATATCCTGCCAGCAATACCGAAATTCGGTCTTCAGCTCAAAAGATTCCGCAGTTTGCGGGGCATACTACATTTGATGACCGCGGAAAAAAAGAATATATAGTAACTCAGCCATTAGAGTCTGGTAAACAACTAATTTTTGCTCCTGAAAATCCAGAACATCGTGTAAAAATTGAGTCTGATCAGGATGTTATGCTTTTTGACGGAAGAAATCTGGGGCAGAACGGATGGTTTATTGCCAGAAGTGTTTTTTCAGCAAATAAAACGGGTAAAGTGCTAAGCTGGTATGTAGAACCCAATGCTATTCCAGATTGGATAAGAGAGCCAGTGATAGGGTTTTCCCAGGTTGGCTATATGCCAAGCCAAAAAAAAGTTGCAGTTATTGAACTTGATAAGAACGATAAACCATTGGCCACTGCATCAATTTTTAAGCTTGATGAGAACGGAAAATTTGCCGAAAAACTAAAAGCAGATGTTAAGGTTTGGGGGAAATATCTAAGATACAATTATGCTCAAGTTGATTTTAGCTCAGTTAAAGAAAAAGGCATTTATTATATCCAATATGGAAAACAAAAAACAAACACTTTTCAGATTGCGGATGATATATATTCAAAAGTATGGCATCCAACTATGGACGTGTGGTTTCCTGTCCAGATGGATCACATGGAAGTTAATGAAGCGTATCGGGTTTGGCATGGAAAACCATTTTTAGATGATTGTCTGCAAGCGCCATTGAATCACGAGCATTTTGACGGATACAAACAAGGACCTACTACGGAAACTAAATACAAACCTTTAGAACGTATTCCAAATATGGCGGTGGGAGGCTGGTTTGACGCAGGTGATTTTGATATACAGACTTTTTCACATGTCAGCGTAATCAATAGTTTTGTAGAATCATGGGAGGCATTCAAGGTAAACAGAGACGAAACATATATTGACCAAAAAACGCAATTTGTGGATATTCATCGTCCTGACGGAAAGCCTGATTTATTGCAGCAGATTGAGCATGGAGTTTTGAACCTCGTTGCACAAGTTGAAAACATTGGACATCCTGTAAGAGGGATTGTTGTGCCAAATCTGCACCAATACCATCATTTGGGTGACGCTTCTACTGAAACGGATAACCTTCCGTATAATCCTTTGCTTAAGCCATACGAATCCAATGGAGTTTCTAGCGGCACACTGGATGACCGATGGGCTTTTACAAACCGAAGTTCATTTCTTGATTACAGAACCGCAGGAGCATTAGCGGCAGCAAGCAGAGTTTTAAAAGGTTATAATGATGAACTTTCCAGTAAATGTTTATCTGATGCTATAAAGCTGTTCAATGAAGCAAATGAAATTGCAAAAAAAGCTAAGCCTGATGATAGCCCAATGTCCAAATGGGGAAGAGGAAGTGATATGATTGCAATGCTGCAGCTATACCTAAGCACGAAAGATGATCAATACAAAACTGGTTTCCTGAGTAAAATTTGGAATCAATTGGATGAAAATCTGGAATTTAATATTAATTCTGCGCTATTGGCTTTGCCAGCAATGGACAATGATTACAAAGTAAAATTACGTAGTTATGTAATTAAGTATAAAGAAAAAATTGACAAAGATAATGCTGATAATCCTTATGGTGTTCCTTTAGCAAAGCGAGGTTGGGGAGGTACTTCTCAAGTGATTAATTGGGCTAGTACGAATTATTACATTCATAAAATTTATCCTGATATTATCGATAAAGAATATGTTTACCAAGGACTGAACTATATTTTTGGATGCCATCCATATTCCAATTTGTCTTTTGTGAATGCTGTAGGAAATAAATCCAAAAAGGTTGCTTATGGAGGCAATCGTGCTGACTTTACAACAATTGCAGGCGGAGTAGTTCCAGGACTAATTTTTCTTAAGCCTGATTATTTAGAAAATAAAGACGACTGGCCGTTTTTTTGGGGAGAAAATGAGTGTATTATTGATGGCGGAGCTTGGTATGTTTTTCTGGCAAATGCTGTAAATGAATTGGCAGAGAATGAACAAAAATAA
- a CDS encoding alpha/beta hydrolase-fold protein translates to MKKNLLPILAMVVMTSSLLAQNIEKEGPKGFDQVRTGIPNGKVESLEYSSKTVGSIRKVTVYTPPGFSKNKKYPVLYLLHGIGGDEKEWLNGGSPQVILDNLYSEGKVEPMIVVMPNGRAMKDDSATGNIMTPDKVQAFSTFEKDLLNDLIPFIEKKYPILKDREHRAIAGLSMGGGQSLNFGLGNLDKFAWVGGFSSAPNTKMPQELIPNLEEAKKKLKLLWISCGDNDGLIYNSKRTHDYLYKNDVPHIYYIEPGVHDFKVWKNGLYMFSQFLFKPVDPTGFTKYTILGTPAETNIRNAKYPQILPDNRVVFKVKAPEAAKVQIDLGKKYDMIKDGEGTWNVTTDVINKGFNYYSLLIDGVAVADPASESFYGMGRMASGIEIPNREGDFYDLNDVPHGDIRIKKYFSKATNSWREMYVYTPPGYENATEKYPVLYLLHGGGEDQRGWAAQGKANLILDNLIAENKAKPMVIAMLDGNMGNTGGIAGFNENALKAFENELKTGAIPFVESNFKVATDAKNRALAGLSMGGMQTLHAGIKNSDMFSSIGVFSSGWWANNPDLSELQYVFMKNNTAVINSNIKEFWISMGGKEDIAFENCKIMMSRFDQMGIKYKYSEYSGGHSWPVWRHDLFMYAPLLFR, encoded by the coding sequence ATGAAAAAAAATCTCTTGCCAATTCTTGCTATGGTTGTTATGACCAGCAGTTTATTGGCACAAAATATAGAAAAAGAAGGACCGAAAGGCTTTGACCAAGTTCGAACAGGAATTCCCAACGGGAAAGTTGAGAGTTTAGAATACAGCTCTAAAACCGTTGGCAGTATCAGAAAAGTGACTGTATATACTCCGCCAGGTTTTAGTAAAAATAAAAAATACCCGGTTTTATATTTATTGCACGGAATAGGCGGTGACGAAAAAGAATGGTTAAACGGAGGCAGCCCGCAGGTGATATTAGACAATCTGTACTCAGAAGGCAAGGTAGAACCTATGATTGTTGTAATGCCAAACGGCAGAGCGATGAAAGATGACAGTGCCACGGGAAATATAATGACGCCTGATAAAGTGCAGGCTTTTTCCACTTTCGAAAAGGATTTATTAAATGATCTGATTCCTTTTATCGAAAAGAAATACCCAATTCTTAAAGACAGAGAACACCGCGCTATTGCAGGTTTGTCTATGGGCGGAGGTCAGTCTTTAAATTTCGGATTAGGGAATTTAGATAAGTTTGCTTGGGTCGGCGGATTTTCATCTGCTCCTAATACCAAGATGCCACAAGAGCTGATTCCTAATCTTGAAGAAGCAAAAAAGAAATTAAAACTGCTTTGGATTTCTTGCGGAGATAATGATGGGCTTATCTATAATAGCAAGCGCACTCACGATTATTTGTATAAAAATGATGTGCCTCATATCTATTATATTGAACCGGGAGTTCATGATTTTAAGGTGTGGAAAAACGGCTTGTATATGTTCTCACAGTTTTTGTTTAAGCCGGTAGATCCGACAGGTTTTACAAAATATACCATTTTGGGAACTCCAGCAGAAACTAATATTCGCAATGCTAAATATCCTCAAATACTTCCGGATAACCGGGTTGTTTTTAAAGTAAAAGCGCCAGAAGCTGCAAAGGTGCAGATTGATTTAGGCAAAAAGTATGACATGATAAAAGACGGAGAGGGAACTTGGAACGTAACAACGGATGTTATAAATAAAGGATTTAATTATTATTCATTGCTTATTGACGGTGTGGCTGTTGCTGATCCAGCAAGCGAAAGTTTCTACGGTATGGGACGTATGGCTAGCGGTATAGAAATTCCAAATAGAGAAGGAGATTTTTATGATTTAAACGATGTGCCGCATGGTGACATCCGAATTAAAAAATATTTTTCAAAAGCAACTAATTCTTGGCGCGAAATGTATGTTTACACACCGCCAGGCTATGAAAACGCCACCGAAAAATATCCGGTTTTATATCTGCTTCACGGTGGAGGCGAAGATCAGAGAGGGTGGGCTGCACAAGGCAAGGCAAATTTAATTTTGGACAATTTAATTGCTGAAAATAAAGCAAAACCAATGGTGATCGCAATGCTGGACGGCAATATGGGAAATACAGGAGGAATTGCAGGTTTCAATGAAAATGCGCTTAAAGCTTTTGAAAATGAATTAAAAACGGGAGCAATACCATTTGTAGAAAGTAATTTTAAAGTAGCAACAGATGCTAAAAATAGAGCTTTAGCCGGTTTGTCAATGGGAGGAATGCAGACGCTGCATGCAGGCATTAAAAATTCAGATATGTTTTCCAGTATTGGCGTATTTAGCTCCGGCTGGTGGGCAAATAATCCAGATTTATCTGAACTTCAATATGTGTTTATGAAAAATAATACCGCAGTTATTAATTCAAATATTAAAGAATTTTGGATTTCAATGGGAGGCAAGGAAGATATTGCTTTTGAGAATTGTAAAATAATGATGAGCAGGTTCGATCAGATGGGAATTAAGTACAAGTATAGTGAATATTCAGGAGGGCACAGCTGGCCTGTTTGGAGACATGATTTATTTATGTATGCCCCATTATTATTTAGGTAA
- a CDS encoding MFS transporter — translation MSTISQKLSVKEKIGYSLGDLAANLVFQTLMTYLAYFYTDIYGLSPTHSSIIMLSVGLIAAFVFNPIIGVLADRTSTKWGKFRPWILITALPLGCVALAAFTTPDFSYSGKVIYAAVTYTLLLLFYASNNLPYSALSGVITGDMSDRNSLSSYRFVAVMFAQFFVQVFMLGIIKSAGNGDKAVGIEKVMTVLAIIGTIMLLITFLTTKERIIPKPEQKSSVKEDLADLVKNKPWVIMLSLTTLVFITLALKGGSYVYYFENYVDKAQLALFIQPILDSLSSVGLNHFGNDPVAAGFGLFNAGGIIFMIVGITLSKGLADKYGKRNIFGLFLFISTIFILAFYFFPPENIGLIFLSQILHGFFYGITIPLLWAMIADVADYSEWLNNRRATAIIFSAMMVGLKAGLSIGGALTTLFLGYFQYVPNSLTQSDVTINGIKLLVSVFPAVPFLIGCGLLFFYKIDKKMEVQIESELKERRN, via the coding sequence ATGAGTACCATTTCACAAAAATTATCCGTTAAGGAAAAAATCGGATACAGCCTGGGCGATTTAGCGGCAAATTTAGTTTTTCAGACCCTGATGACGTATCTGGCCTATTTCTATACCGATATTTATGGACTGTCTCCCACCCATTCGTCGATAATTATGCTATCGGTCGGCTTAATAGCAGCTTTTGTTTTCAATCCGATAATAGGTGTCTTGGCCGACAGAACCTCTACAAAATGGGGAAAGTTCCGGCCTTGGATCCTGATAACGGCACTGCCTTTGGGATGTGTTGCTTTGGCTGCATTTACCACACCTGATTTTTCGTACAGCGGGAAAGTAATTTATGCGGCAGTGACTTATACGCTGTTGCTGCTGTTTTACGCCAGTAACAATCTGCCTTATTCGGCTTTAAGCGGCGTGATTACGGGAGATATGTCAGACAGGAACAGTTTATCGTCCTATCGTTTTGTGGCAGTAATGTTTGCACAGTTTTTTGTCCAGGTTTTTATGCTGGGGATTATCAAAAGCGCCGGCAACGGGGACAAGGCAGTGGGTATTGAAAAAGTGATGACGGTATTGGCCATCATTGGCACTATCATGCTTTTGATCACCTTTTTGACCACCAAAGAACGTATCATTCCAAAACCGGAACAAAAGTCAAGCGTTAAGGAAGATTTAGCCGATTTGGTAAAAAACAAGCCTTGGGTAATCATGCTGTCGCTGACGACTTTGGTGTTTATCACTCTGGCCCTGAAAGGCGGTTCCTATGTGTACTATTTCGAAAACTATGTGGATAAGGCACAATTGGCTCTGTTTATTCAGCCGATATTGGATTCATTGTCGAGCGTTGGGTTAAACCATTTTGGGAATGATCCCGTTGCGGCAGGATTTGGACTGTTTAATGCGGGCGGAATCATTTTTATGATTGTCGGAATCACGCTGTCTAAAGGTTTGGCTGATAAATACGGGAAACGAAACATCTTCGGACTATTTTTGTTTATTTCAACAATCTTTATTCTGGCTTTTTATTTCTTTCCGCCAGAGAATATCGGGCTTATCTTTCTGTCCCAGATTCTGCATGGATTTTTCTACGGAATCACCATTCCGCTGCTGTGGGCGATGATAGCCGATGTTGCCGATTATTCGGAATGGCTCAATAACCGCCGTGCGACCGCCATTATATTTTCGGCGATGATGGTCGGGCTAAAAGCAGGACTGAGCATCGGAGGAGCCTTAACGACCTTATTCTTAGGCTATTTTCAGTATGTTCCCAATTCCCTGACTCAGTCCGACGTAACGATAAACGGCATCAAACTATTGGTGAGCGTTTTTCCTGCGGTTCCCTTTTTAATAGGATGCGGTCTGCTGTTTTTCTATAAGATAGACAAGAAAATGGAGGTTCAGATAGAGAGTGAGCTAAAAGAAAGAAGAAATTAA
- a CDS encoding glycoside hydrolase family 43 protein, whose product MPEDNIEQINFEQINKTAISKPLVSHMYTADPSAHVFNGKIYIYPSHDIDAGIPFNDNGDHFGMEDYHVFSMESITSEAVDNGVALHVADVAWAEKQMWAPDAAYKNGKYYLYFPAKRPDGIFQIGVAVGDSPEGPFTAEKEAIKGSYSIDPAVFEDEDGKHYIYFGGIWGGQLQKYRNNKYDSINEEPLDNEPALGPIIAQLTDNMLEFAQEPKEIQILDENGKALLAGDNDRRFFEAPWVHKYNDKYYFSYSTGDTHFICYAIGESPYGPFVYQGRILNPVVGWTTHHSICKVDNDWYLFYHDSSLSKGVTHLRSMKAAKIEYLADGSIVTIEPYDRIN is encoded by the coding sequence ATGCCTGAAGATAATATTGAACAGATTAATTTTGAGCAGATTAATAAAACCGCCATTTCAAAGCCTTTAGTGTCGCACATGTACACCGCTGACCCTTCAGCCCATGTATTTAACGGCAAGATATACATTTATCCCTCGCATGATATTGATGCGGGAATTCCGTTCAATGACAACGGAGATCATTTTGGGATGGAAGACTACCATGTATTTTCTATGGAAAGCATAACATCTGAAGCAGTTGACAACGGCGTTGCCCTGCATGTAGCTGATGTAGCGTGGGCAGAAAAGCAGATGTGGGCTCCTGATGCAGCTTATAAAAACGGAAAGTACTATTTGTATTTTCCGGCCAAACGTCCCGACGGCATTTTTCAGATCGGGGTTGCAGTGGGTGATTCTCCCGAAGGGCCTTTTACTGCCGAAAAAGAAGCCATTAAGGGAAGCTACAGCATAGACCCAGCCGTTTTTGAGGATGAAGACGGGAAGCATTATATTTATTTTGGCGGTATCTGGGGCGGTCAGCTTCAGAAATATCGAAACAATAAATACGATTCCATAAACGAAGAACCTTTAGATAACGAACCGGCACTGGGACCAATTATTGCTCAGCTTACTGATAACATGCTGGAGTTTGCCCAAGAGCCGAAAGAAATCCAGATTCTGGACGAAAACGGAAAGGCACTGCTGGCAGGAGACAATGACCGCCGTTTTTTTGAAGCTCCATGGGTTCATAAATACAATGATAAATATTATTTCTCGTACTCCACAGGCGATACCCATTTTATCTGTTACGCAATCGGGGAGAGCCCTTATGGTCCGTTTGTGTATCAGGGACGAATTCTAAATCCCGTTGTGGGCTGGACGACGCATCATTCGATATGTAAAGTTGATAATGACTGGTATCTGTTTTACCATGATTCGAGCCTGTCCAAAGGGGTAACGCATCTGCGGAGCATGAAAGCGGCCAAAATTGAGTATTTAGCCGATGGTTCAATTGTTACAATAGAACCTTATGATAGAATAAATTAG
- a CDS encoding hybrid sensor histidine kinase/response regulator transcription factor has product MLKIEKNIFLICCLFFVMISYSQSDFENFQFRSIKEGISKRGVWSIVQDKKGYIWIGTNGAGLYKYDGINYVVYESNWNTPKSINSNLIYTTYVDSQNRLWVGTEEGLCLYDRDLNRFDTIDLKKALKINRDDIVTVRSLIENNEGCLLIGTEQYGLLKLDLKTFQLTTVKSNIPLNIDLFIRGLAKNKQGKVFAATNFGLKYFDSKKNFIEQVQFVESDNSKSEITDSLESLFFESNDNLWIGTTNNGLIKVVQNKSGYQQKKISITNKRIFSIIAVDAKNILCATENDGLFLLNNSGTIIKKYLPNKFEKNGLKSNSIWSLLKDNDNRIWLGYYNKGVCIFDKLSGQFNSIESLLNNVNSLQTSSVTSIAKDFSGKLWISMEGGGVDVFDPKTKKIIHINSHDSSFISGLKSNNVQEVFFDSKQNVWLAVWNEGIFFLKKGTRNFINYNTQNTKGLSSDRVLSFAEDSKGNIWIGTFERGLSYFDPSKKTFFQCNSKPFQDHLLTSSLVRKVFVDSDDIIWVGTTRGLYSVNKKENTFTVFSVKDKMSKILNNIRTHTILSIFESKNKLIWIGTDGSGLFNYNKKSKKISWYNGIQSAKEKSVCSITEDCYGSIWVSGRSGITKLDLKNNKFYNFNTEDGLLVNDFNNNSVLKDEKGIIYFGSYEGINYFDPKQMSKSTKQPLLYFKDFKLFNTSVIPATADSPLQKVISETKSITLNHNQSVFTIEYVGINYSYPGKNEYAYYLEGFEKKWNYVGNKRIATYTNLASGDYVFKVKSANRGGSWSQRPLELKITILAPWWRTYWAYFVYLVIAVLGAYYIIIYYQNKFKAKQAISFERDKRIQIEKLNNKKLQFFTNISHEFRTPLTLIMNPLDDLLKNNAYNLNTEVLNKLKVIHKSSDLLSRLINELMDFRKLQFNQVQLQVQEIEVISFVKDILSHFEEEANFRKIELSFSSSLKKLNDWIDPKMLEKIIFNIVSNAFKVTPDYGSIKVRIKENNKLIYFPLINGDKEVKSYEITIEDTGSGLDKKEIKRIFERFYQVNNLNKTYYGSTGIGLEVVKEFIELNKGKIEVDSVLGEKTCFKIIFPLGKDFFEAAEFAKEEYKPDLEGKNSLKDQVSLEDNLKLHNSELNSDKTHTVLIVEDNSDLRSYLKEELKKEYKVIVAENGQKGYDLAVQKLPDLILTDVIMPVTDGLEMCKKIKGNIKTSHIPLLMLSAKALVKDRLEGIDSGADLYLSKPFNMDILKSSLAQLINSRQIIFNKFYDGITKKAQQKTTTIDNDFMQKTLNYIHENISEPELSVERLASIVFLSRSQLYRKIKTLTGLSVNEFIRNIRLEKARQLIEQGTDNINEISYKVGFSSPSYFTKCFKSKYGYVPTDGKKISC; this is encoded by the coding sequence ATGCTAAAAATAGAAAAAAATATATTTCTTATATGCTGTTTATTTTTTGTGATGATCTCTTACTCACAAAGCGACTTTGAAAATTTTCAATTTCGCTCTATAAAAGAAGGTATTTCTAAACGGGGAGTTTGGTCTATTGTTCAAGACAAAAAAGGATATATCTGGATAGGGACAAACGGTGCGGGGCTTTATAAATATGATGGGATAAATTATGTAGTTTATGAATCCAATTGGAATACTCCGAAATCCATAAACAGTAACCTTATTTACACCACCTATGTCGATTCTCAAAACAGATTATGGGTGGGTACAGAGGAGGGTTTGTGTTTGTATGATAGAGATCTAAATAGATTTGATACTATTGATTTAAAAAAAGCTCTTAAAATCAATAGAGATGATATAGTTACTGTCAGGAGTTTAATTGAAAATAATGAAGGGTGTTTATTAATTGGTACAGAACAATACGGTCTTTTGAAACTAGACCTGAAGACATTTCAATTAACAACAGTTAAATCCAATATTCCTTTAAATATTGATTTGTTTATTCGAGGTCTTGCAAAAAATAAACAAGGAAAAGTATTTGCTGCAACAAATTTTGGATTGAAGTATTTTGACAGCAAAAAGAATTTTATAGAGCAGGTACAATTTGTTGAAAGTGATAATTCTAAATCCGAAATTACGGATTCATTAGAATCTTTATTTTTTGAAAGTAATGATAATTTATGGATTGGTACTACAAATAACGGCTTAATTAAAGTTGTCCAAAACAAGAGTGGTTATCAACAAAAAAAGATCTCAATTACAAATAAAAGAATCTTTTCTATTATTGCTGTAGATGCAAAAAATATTCTTTGCGCTACTGAAAATGACGGGCTCTTTTTGCTGAATAATTCAGGAACAATAATAAAAAAATATTTACCGAATAAGTTTGAAAAAAACGGATTGAAATCAAATTCTATATGGTCTTTGTTGAAGGATAATGACAATAGAATTTGGCTGGGATATTACAATAAAGGTGTTTGTATTTTTGATAAATTATCAGGGCAGTTTAATTCAATCGAAAGTTTATTGAATAATGTAAATTCTTTGCAGACAAGTTCGGTTACATCAATTGCTAAGGATTTTTCAGGAAAGCTCTGGATAAGCATGGAAGGCGGGGGGGTTGATGTTTTTGATCCTAAGACTAAAAAAATTATACATATCAATAGTCACGACAGTTCTTTCATTTCGGGTTTGAAAAGCAATAATGTGCAGGAAGTTTTTTTTGACAGCAAGCAAAATGTATGGTTGGCTGTTTGGAATGAGGGAATTTTTTTCTTAAAAAAAGGAACCAGAAACTTTATTAATTATAATACTCAAAATACTAAAGGGCTTAGCTCTGATAGGGTTTTGAGTTTTGCAGAGGATTCAAAAGGAAATATTTGGATAGGAACATTTGAACGAGGGCTAAGTTATTTTGATCCTTCAAAAAAGACCTTTTTTCAATGCAATTCTAAGCCATTTCAGGATCATTTACTGACTTCTTCCCTTGTACGCAAAGTATTTGTTGATTCAGATGATATTATTTGGGTGGGAACCACAAGAGGGCTTTATAGTGTAAATAAAAAAGAGAACACATTCACTGTATTTTCTGTTAAGGATAAAATGTCCAAAATTTTAAATAATATCAGAACACATACAATATTGTCTATTTTTGAATCCAAAAACAAATTAATTTGGATTGGAACAGATGGTTCAGGGCTTTTTAATTATAATAAAAAATCAAAAAAAATATCTTGGTATAATGGTATTCAATCTGCTAAAGAAAAATCAGTATGTTCAATAACTGAGGATTGTTATGGTTCAATTTGGGTAAGCGGCAGATCTGGAATCACAAAACTGGATTTAAAAAACAATAAATTTTATAATTTTAATACAGAAGACGGATTGTTAGTCAATGACTTTAACAATAATTCGGTTTTAAAAGATGAAAAGGGAATTATTTATTTTGGAAGCTATGAAGGGATAAATTACTTTGATCCTAAACAAATGTCCAAAAGCACCAAACAGCCTCTGCTGTACTTTAAAGATTTTAAGCTGTTTAATACTTCGGTTATACCTGCCACAGCCGATTCTCCATTACAAAAAGTCATTTCCGAAACAAAAAGCATTACTTTAAATCATAACCAGTCAGTTTTTACAATAGAATATGTTGGCATTAATTATTCCTATCCTGGTAAAAATGAATATGCCTATTATCTGGAAGGATTTGAAAAAAAATGGAATTATGTAGGGAATAAACGTATAGCAACCTACACCAATCTTGCTTCAGGCGATTATGTTTTTAAAGTGAAATCTGCAAATCGGGGCGGCTCTTGGAGTCAAAGACCATTGGAATTGAAAATCACAATTCTGGCTCCATGGTGGAGAACATATTGGGCATATTTTGTGTATTTAGTAATTGCTGTTTTGGGAGCTTATTATATAATTATTTACTATCAGAATAAATTTAAGGCAAAACAGGCGATTAGTTTTGAAAGAGACAAGCGGATTCAAATCGAAAAATTGAACAATAAAAAACTCCAGTTTTTTACCAATATCTCTCACGAATTCAGAACTCCTTTGACTTTGATAATGAATCCTTTGGATGATTTACTAAAAAATAATGCATATAATTTAAATACTGAAGTTTTAAACAAATTGAAGGTGATTCATAAAAGTTCAGATTTATTATCAAGACTGATTAATGAGCTGATGGATTTTAGAAAACTGCAGTTTAATCAGGTACAGCTGCAGGTTCAGGAGATAGAAGTAATCAGTTTTGTAAAAGATATTTTGAGCCATTTTGAAGAGGAAGCTAATTTTCGCAAAATTGAATTATCGTTTTCTTCTTCGCTTAAAAAATTAAATGATTGGATTGATCCAAAAATGCTGGAAAAAATAATTTTTAATATTGTTTCTAATGCCTTCAAGGTTACGCCAGATTACGGAAGTATAAAAGTAAGAATCAAAGAAAATAATAAACTTATTTATTTTCCTTTGATAAATGGCGACAAGGAAGTTAAAAGTTATGAAATTACGATTGAAGACACAGGATCCGGATTGGACAAAAAAGAAATCAAAAGAATATTCGAAAGGTTTTATCAGGTAAATAATCTAAATAAGACTTATTATGGAAGTACTGGCATAGGTTTGGAAGTTGTTAAAGAATTTATCGAGTTAAACAAAGGAAAAATTGAAGTAGACAGTGTTTTAGGCGAAAAAACCTGCTTTAAAATTATTTTTCCTTTGGGGAAAGATTTTTTTGAGGCAGCTGAATTTGCCAAAGAAGAGTACAAACCAGATTTGGAAGGCAAAAATAGTTTAAAAGATCAGGTATCATTGGAGGATAATTTGAAATTGCACAATAGTGAGCTAAATTCAGATAAAACGCATACTGTACTGATTGTAGAAGACAATTCGGATTTAAGAAGTTATTTAAAAGAAGAGCTTAAAAAAGAATATAAGGTCATTGTAGCCGAAAATGGGCAAAAAGGATATGATTTGGCAGTACAAAAGTTGCCTGATTTGATTCTTACAGATGTCATTATGCCTGTAACAGATGGTTTGGAAATGTGTAAAAAAATAAAAGGTAACATTAAAACATCTCATATTCCTTTGCTAATGCTGTCTGCAAAAGCATTAGTAAAAGATCGATTGGAAGGTATAGATTCGGGGGCAGATTTGTATTTGAGCAAGCCGTTTAATATGGACATTCTAAAATCAAGCCTCGCTCAATTAATAAACAGCAGGCAAATTATTTTTAATAAGTTTTATGATGGCATAACTAAAAAAGCACAGCAGAAAACTACAACGATTGATAATGATTTTATGCAAAAGACATTAAATTATATTCATGAGAACATTAGCGAGCCAGAACTTAGCGTTGAGCGGTTAGCGTCAATTGTTTTCTTGAGCCGAAGCCAATTGTACCGAAAAATAAAAACGCTGACCGGTTTATCAGTAAATGAATTCATTAGAAATATCAGGTTAGAAAAAGCCAGACAGTTAATTGAACAAGGTACTGACAATATTAATGAAATAAGCTATAAGGTTGGGTTTTCGTCTCCTTCTTATTTTACTAAATGCTTTAAATCAAAATATGGTTACGTGCCTACAGATGGTAAAAAAATAAGCTGTTAA